The following proteins come from a genomic window of Nitrospira sp.:
- a CDS encoding Nicotinate phosphoribosyltransferase — translation MNPSASALLTDLYELTMAQAYLEQGMDEPAVFEFFVRKLPAHRNFLMAAGLEQVLDYLSELRVSKEELAWLDQSGRFSSQLLHYLETLRFTGDVEAMAEGTIFFPHEPIFKIVAPLPEAQLIESRVINLLNFQTMVASKAARSVLAAGGKPLIDFGLRRAHGAEAGLLAARASYLAGMAYRIPLHGTMAHSFVQAHEDESVAFEHFAHTQPANVILLIDTYDTEAAADKVVSLALTLKTKGITVKGVRLDSGDLADHARKVRRVLDEGGLPHAQILASGNLDEYRLRDLIQSRAPIDSFAVGTAVTTSSDAPSLDCVYKLQEYGGRSCRKRSEGKATWPGRKQVYRYLGDDGHMDHDIVTTHDDRLPGEPLLQPVMKNGCRLASWPELVELRRHAAAQVEQLPESLRALETVPPYDVRISLALQGLAQTVDRRL, via the coding sequence ATGAATCCTTCGGCCAGCGCTCTGCTGACGGATCTGTATGAGCTCACGATGGCCCAGGCCTACTTAGAACAAGGGATGGACGAACCGGCCGTGTTCGAGTTCTTTGTGCGTAAACTGCCGGCCCATCGAAACTTCCTGATGGCGGCCGGTCTCGAACAGGTGTTGGACTATCTTTCTGAGTTACGCGTTTCCAAGGAAGAACTGGCCTGGCTGGATCAATCCGGGCGGTTCAGTTCACAGCTTCTTCACTACCTGGAAACGCTGCGGTTCACCGGGGATGTGGAAGCCATGGCGGAAGGAACGATTTTCTTTCCCCACGAGCCGATCTTCAAAATTGTCGCCCCGCTCCCTGAGGCTCAGCTCATTGAGAGTCGCGTGATAAACCTGTTGAACTTTCAAACCATGGTGGCCTCCAAAGCGGCGCGCTCCGTGCTGGCCGCAGGAGGAAAGCCGCTCATCGATTTTGGGCTTCGCCGCGCGCACGGTGCCGAAGCCGGGCTCCTCGCCGCGCGGGCCAGCTATCTGGCCGGCATGGCGTATCGAATTCCTCTGCACGGAACCATGGCCCATTCATTCGTGCAAGCCCACGAAGATGAAAGCGTTGCCTTTGAGCATTTTGCACACACTCAACCGGCCAACGTCATCCTTCTCATCGACACCTACGACACGGAGGCCGCCGCCGACAAGGTCGTGTCCTTGGCGCTGACACTGAAAACCAAGGGCATCACCGTCAAAGGAGTACGGTTAGACAGCGGTGATCTGGCCGACCATGCACGAAAGGTGCGACGTGTCCTCGATGAAGGAGGCTTGCCTCACGCCCAGATTCTTGCCAGTGGCAACCTGGATGAATATCGCCTGAGAGATCTGATCCAAAGCCGCGCGCCGATCGACAGCTTCGCCGTCGGCACGGCGGTGACGACCTCCTCTGACGCCCCTTCGTTGGACTGCGTCTACAAACTTCAAGAATATGGGGGACGTTCCTGTCGCAAGCGATCGGAAGGCAAGGCTACCTGGCCCGGCCGCAAACAAGTCTATCGATATCTTGGGGACGACGGACATATGGACCACGACATCGTCACGACGCATGATGATCGATTGCCGGGTGAACCGCTGCTTCAACCTGTTATGAAGAACGGCTGCCGCCTTGCGTCATGGCCGGAATTGGTCGAACTGCGGCGTCATGCAGCGGCGCAGGTGGAACAACTTCCCGAATCGCTGCGAGCCCTGGAGACGGTGCCGCCCTATGACGTTCGGATTTCCTTGGCTTTGCAAGGCTTAGCGCAGACGGTTGACCGCAGGCTCTAA